DNA sequence from the Lynx canadensis isolate LIC74 chromosome B2, mLynCan4.pri.v2, whole genome shotgun sequence genome:
GGTCACAGTAAGTCGGTGTGTTACATATACCTCCAACCAGAGGGCTGGTCTCCACTCTGCCAAGGCAACACTCTACCATTCCTAATTTCTAAcgtatgtgttctttttttaaaaagttgttttcatgtttattttggagagagagagagaaagaaagagcatgagtggggaggggcagagagagagggagacacagaatccgaagcagactctaggttctgagctgtcagcacagagcccgacgaagggctcgaacccaggaaccatgaaatcatgacctgagccaaagtcggatgcttaactgactgagtcacccaggcacccctctaatgtATGTGTTCTTAACTTTCCTGCCTTTCAGTTTAGCTGGGGTGCTAGTTaacttctttcccctttctctctctctctctttttttccttccttccttccttttctttccttttctttctctttctttctttctttctttctttctttctttctttctttctttctttccttccttccttccttccttccttccttccttccttccttccttccttccaatttCCTGCCACTTTCCTTGCTTATGAAATGACAGCAATGGTGTGGCCTGTCTTTTAGGGCGCTGTGAGGACACAGGGTGTGACCGCACGGGAAGCACTTGGGAGAGTGCCTGTAGGAGTCAGTCTGATCCCTGAGTCACCCGTACTGTCCTGTCCACATGCAGAGTTGCTCCTCCTGAGGCCCAGGccatctctcctttcctctccgcCTTGCCGGCTACCTCGCTGCTTTCCTGACTTTGTTCAGCTTGCCAGGGGGCCCCTCCTCACGGCGTCCATAGGAATTTTCTAGCAACGGTCCGCCGTATCCCTAGCACTTAGCTCAGTGTCTGACAAATAATGCATATCCATGAGTAACTGTTGGTTGGAAGATGCTGAGAGTCTGGCCTCACCTCCTCATGGGTGTGGGGCTCCAGCCTCCACCGTCTGAGGGCCTGTAGCCTCCTGTCTGTGATAGGAGCCTAACgaccatttacaattgcagctGCCAGTGACAGGTCAGCTCACGGTGTCAGTCCAGAATGGCTGGATTACGTCGCGGTCAGGAGCGATCAAAAATTTCAGTGGCTAAAAATAATGTCTTATTTCCCACTAATGCTGTGTATCCAGTGTTGACTGATGGGGGGTTCTGCTCTTTACTGTCACTCAGGGACCCAGACCCATGAGGCTCTGCCTAGAAACATGCTTCTATAACCAGCAGGGCAGGGCGAGGGCCCTGGGAGGCACCCGTGGGCTCCTAAAGCTTCCGCCGGAAAGGGCACACCTCACATCCGCCTCCTAGCCCACTGGCGCAGCAAGTCTCACTCCACGTCTTGCTTTTGAGGGAGCAGCACAGCACAGACCTACCTGGGACCTGGAAGGAACCACGAGAACACTTGTGAGATTTTGCAGATAAAGGGAGTGCTGCCTGATTGTTACTGTCACTCTCTGAAAGGGTTGTTCCATGCCGCCCTCCATCCTCggttaatataattattttatttagttaggGACAAAAGGCATTAATCCCAGGGAGCTTAACAACTGGAGTTTTCCTTCATGACGGTCTTCCAAAGCTCTCAGGAACAATTTCCTCATCCACTTTGAAGGAAATAACCATCTGTCTGAAGAGAAAATGTCCCAGATAATCTAGAGCTGGGTTTCCAAGGGGGAGTGATTTACACGAAAAGCCCCTCAGTTAATCAGTTGTTCTATTGAGACCCTTCATGTGTTCAGGGTTTATGGGGCCTTTAATCTTGGCTCATATGTGGACTGTCATTGTGCGGATAAGCTCCTGTTTTGATAATCTTTGTGGGAAGCCTAAATAAGCCTCTGGGGACTAGCCCctctgggctcagcactgagctaGGAGCTGGGGTTCCCTGGTTATATGGCAGAGTCACTCATAAACAAAAGGATGTCAGCTTGAGAGAAGGAGAAGTAAAGGGGAGTGTTGTGCCTGAGAATGAGGGGAAGAGATAGCAGGTTTGGGTGGGGGGCTCCCCCAGAAGATTCTGGAAGGCTGAGAAATCAGCTAGCCTGAGGTAAAGAGGAGGATGTGGTCCAGGAGATGGTTACAGGCCCTGTGGCCGCAGGGGCTGGAGCCACGGAGGGGTCCTACTGTGAGCACTTAGTGGGCCAAGTCGGGGAGTCAGAATTTTGAGATTAGTTGGAAGCCATTGAAGCAGAGGAATTGCGGTGGTcaggtttgaattttattttatttttttttactgttataaaagtttatttcacaAAGAAGTTCAATAGGAAAATGCGCACAACCTGATTTTTATATGATCATAAACAGGTGCTGTGGAAGGGAGCCCTCTCTCTGGTGAACCCAGCCATTGTCTCTGCTCTAGCCAACGCTTCTGTCATGGCGAtgctctttcctctctttatCACCCTTCCCACATTGTTCTGTTGCCTACTGGTTGCCGTCCCCACGCGTTCATCCATCAAAAGACTCATAAAGGGACCAAATCCCCCTTGGCCTTGTCCGCCACCATTTAATTGTGACCGTAACTTCTTGCCCATAAATTTTTCCATCCCAGGAGGGGAGTTTTGCTTCTAGTGTCTGCTCAGCGAGCTCAAACATGCCTCAAAACAAAATgccttggatttttaaatttaacttatgCTCAATTTGTTCGTTCTTTTCTACATGCCTTACTTTTTGGTATGATTTACATTGCCACAACTAA
Encoded proteins:
- the LOC115514659 gene encoding small nuclear ribonucleoprotein G-like; protein product: MGKKLRSQLNGGGQGQGGFGPFMSLLMDERVGTATSRQQNNVGRVIKRGKSIAMTEAACNHLLDHILLFTSG